GTCCTCGCCGGGGACCTCCGGATCGGCCAGCAGCGCCGCGAAGGTCTGCGGGTAGGGCACCTTGGGCGCGGTGGGCCCGAACGCCCCTGCGTCGCGTACGCCGTCCCAGGCGGCCGGGGGCCGTGGCGCGGCGAAGCGGCGGTCTCCGACGGGCGGGGCGGCGTAGGGGATGCCGCGGAAGACGGCGGTCCCGCCCTCCCACCGGCCCTCCACCGTGCCGTGTCCGGCGGCGGCCCGGGGCCGGCGGTCGCCCGCTGCGCTCATCTGTGCCCTCCTCACCAGGGTGCTGCGAGGCACCGTCGCACAGGCGTCCACGGCGTGACAAGACGTGGCCGGCCGGCGCGGACCGGCAGCGGGCGGGCCCGGGAGTGGCGCTTCCGCGGCCGGGAACGGTCACTCGGATGCCGACGTACTTCGGCTCTGTCCGTTTTCGTGTCACCCAGTAGCCGAACGGGCCGTGACCACTCGGCGCCCGCCGCGTTGTACGCCATGTCACAAGCCGCAGAAATGCGGCGCCCCACATCTCATGAGGAGATCTTGATGTCGCGTATCGCGAAGGCATTCGCCATCACCGCTGTGGCGGGCAGCGCCGTCGCCACCGGCGCGGGTCTGGCTGTCGCCGATGCCGGAGCGCACGGTGCGGCGGTCGGCTCCCCCGGTGTCGGGTCCGGCAACGTCGTCCAGGTCCCGGTCCACATCCCGGTCAACGTCTGCGGCAACACCGTCAACGTGATCGGCCTGCTGAACCCGGCCTTCGGCAACACCTGCCTCAACATCTCGGGTGGCGACAAGCACCACACCGAGGGCGGCAGCTACGGCGAGTGATCATCTCGCCCGCCTGACCGGCTGAAGGGCCCCCGCCGTACGGCGGGGGCCCTTTCCGTTACCCGCGGGCCCTTCGCCCGCGGGCCCTTCACTCGTAGCGGTAGACGCCCAGGTGCCCGGACATCTCGCGCGGGGTGACGCCCCACGGGGGCATCGGCTCGTCGAGGGAGATCACCCGGCCGCGCTGGAGGTCGCCCAGCTCCAGGGGGGCCGCCGGCAGGTAGCCGGATGCGGGGTGCCGCTGCTGCCAGCGGTCCCAGAG
This is a stretch of genomic DNA from Streptomyces sp. NBC_00091. It encodes these proteins:
- a CDS encoding chaplin produces the protein MSRIAKAFAITAVAGSAVATGAGLAVADAGAHGAAVGSPGVGSGNVVQVPVHIPVNVCGNTVNVIGLLNPAFGNTCLNISGGDKHHTEGGSYGE